Proteins encoded in a region of the Enterococcus gilvus ATCC BAA-350 genome:
- a CDS encoding Mur ligase family protein, with amino-acid sequence MGLRSHLAISAGKTAQWVLKTFFKGGSSYPGQLALKMDPKILDTLVKDYKVVVVTGTNGKTLTTALTVNILKQEFDYVLTNPTGANMVQGIVSTFLNAKGKKGDKKIAVLEIDEASLSKVTEYIKPELFLFTNIFRDQMDRYGEIYTTYKLIVDGAAKSPSAPILCNGDSPIFNSLETVNPRKYYGFDHLPDEDQEAHYNTDGLLCPKCQHILKYKMITYANLGKYYCPNCGFHRPALDYKLTKMKAMDNQSSEFVIDGQEYKIEVGGMYNVYNALAATAVAEYYGVSKEKIKRGLGYDEKVFGRQEEFEIEGKKCTLVLVKNPVGLNQVIDMIGLAPYPFSLVSLLNANYADGIDISWIWDGNHEAFAEMDIPAVIAGGDRHEDMALRLRVAGISDEKLTETDSLTDVIEKIKLLPTEHVYILATYTAVLQLRKELAQRGYIDGGMDRG; translated from the coding sequence ATGGGGTTACGAAGTCATCTGGCGATTTCAGCCGGCAAGACCGCCCAATGGGTATTAAAAACGTTCTTTAAAGGTGGATCAAGTTATCCTGGTCAATTGGCTTTAAAGATGGATCCAAAAATTTTAGATACATTGGTGAAGGATTACAAGGTGGTCGTAGTCACTGGAACGAATGGGAAAACGTTGACGACGGCATTGACCGTTAACATTCTGAAGCAAGAGTTTGATTATGTGCTGACGAATCCAACGGGGGCCAACATGGTTCAAGGAATTGTATCGACCTTTTTAAATGCCAAAGGAAAAAAAGGCGACAAGAAAATCGCCGTTCTAGAAATTGATGAAGCCAGCTTGAGCAAGGTTACGGAATACATCAAACCTGAACTATTCTTATTTACAAATATCTTCCGCGATCAAATGGACCGCTACGGCGAAATTTATACTACCTATAAACTTATTGTAGACGGTGCTGCAAAATCACCGAGTGCACCTATTTTATGCAATGGGGATTCGCCTATCTTCAATTCATTGGAAACGGTGAATCCAAGAAAATATTACGGCTTCGATCACTTACCCGATGAAGATCAGGAAGCTCACTACAATACGGACGGACTCCTTTGTCCAAAATGTCAGCACATCTTGAAATATAAAATGATCACTTATGCCAACCTTGGAAAATACTACTGTCCAAACTGCGGCTTCCACCGTCCAGCATTGGATTACAAATTAACTAAGATGAAGGCAATGGACAACCAATCGTCAGAGTTTGTGATCGACGGTCAGGAGTACAAGATTGAAGTTGGTGGCATGTACAATGTGTACAATGCTCTCGCAGCGACCGCTGTAGCAGAATATTATGGCGTCTCCAAAGAGAAAATCAAACGCGGCTTAGGCTATGATGAAAAGGTCTTCGGACGGCAAGAAGAATTTGAGATCGAGGGAAAAAAATGCACCTTGGTCTTAGTGAAGAATCCGGTCGGCTTGAACCAAGTCATCGACATGATCGGACTAGCACCCTACCCCTTCTCCCTAGTTTCATTATTGAATGCAAACTATGCAGATGGTATCGACATTAGTTGGATCTGGGACGGCAACCACGAGGCTTTTGCTGAAATGGACATTCCGGCAGTCATCGCTGGCGGCGACCGTCACGAAGATATGGCGCTGCGCTTACGTGTTGCAGGGATTTCTGATGAGAAGCTAACCGAGACAGATAGCTTGACGGATGTCAT